In a single window of the Burkholderia contaminans genome:
- a CDS encoding TetR/AcrR family transcriptional regulator, with the protein MANPAGVGRPREFELEDAARDAMAVFWDHGYEGASLPDLMAGTGLSRGSLYKAFGDKKALLLAALDLYMADGLKATADILSQPGTVKAAIRDSLLRYARLSVGEAGRRGCLAVAMTTELAARDPDVAERTGRMFRRLQQLYAGAIVRGQASGEIAEQDEQVLARLLVCQVEGMRVLGKTGVSEADMLALVDRTMRFLD; encoded by the coding sequence ATGGCAAATCCCGCCGGCGTGGGCCGCCCGCGCGAATTCGAACTCGAAGATGCCGCGCGCGACGCGATGGCCGTCTTCTGGGACCACGGGTACGAAGGCGCGTCCCTGCCCGACCTGATGGCCGGCACGGGCTTGTCACGCGGCAGCCTGTACAAGGCCTTCGGCGACAAGAAGGCGCTGCTGCTGGCGGCGCTCGACCTGTACATGGCCGACGGGCTCAAGGCAACCGCCGACATCCTGTCGCAACCCGGCACCGTGAAAGCGGCCATTCGCGACTCGCTGCTGCGCTATGCCCGCCTGTCCGTCGGCGAGGCGGGCCGGCGCGGCTGTCTCGCGGTCGCAATGACCACGGAACTGGCCGCCCGCGACCCCGATGTCGCGGAGCGTACCGGGCGCATGTTCCGCCGCCTGCAGCAACTCTATGCCGGCGCGATCGTGCGCGGCCAGGCAAGCGGCGAGATCGCCGAGCAGGACGAGCAGGTGCTGGCGCGCTTGCTCGTCTGCCAGGTCGAGGGCATGCGCGTGCTGGGCAAGACCGGCGTGTCCGAGGCCGACATGCTCGCGCTGGTCGACCGCACGATGCGTTTTCTCGATTGA
- a CDS encoding MFS transporter, whose product MSRNDPVSPDPRRWAMFAVLLVGAFLPPLDFFIVNVALPSIRAELGASSSAEQLVISSYAGLYAVTLITGGRLGDLYGRGRVFFLGLIGFAIASTLCGLAGSPGMLIAGRALQGVTAAIMAPQALASIQAIFPEAEKPLALSLYGAVFGLAAVIGQALGGILISLNLLNLGWRTIFLVNLPLAMLVVVFGIPLLKETRAQHARKLDLGGTALSMLTLGALIVPLIEGREAGWPVWARASLIAAPALAWGFWRYESQLGRRGGAPLLDPTALRAPGLGRALLIALLLYSIGAFFLLFSVYLQNALHVDALSAGLVFLPFGVGFLLGPLSTPLCTRAIGAYVNPLGMGLEIVGLVGLACLIDTTPTGMPLASVPLAAALFVIGFGQGLALPTLMRMVTGRVAPAVSGMIAGIASSTLQVSTSLSVAIIGGIFYTVLGARQDPATIAHAFIVALLSISAFLAVGAALGISLARAPAAPSSVRSAGQPAFGPARKRP is encoded by the coding sequence ATGTCACGGAATGATCCTGTATCGCCCGACCCGCGTCGGTGGGCCATGTTTGCGGTGCTGCTCGTCGGCGCGTTCCTGCCGCCGCTGGATTTCTTCATCGTCAATGTCGCGCTGCCGTCGATTCGCGCGGAGCTGGGTGCGTCGTCGTCCGCCGAGCAACTGGTGATTTCGTCGTATGCCGGCCTGTACGCGGTCACGCTGATCACCGGCGGGCGGCTGGGCGACCTGTACGGTCGCGGCCGCGTGTTTTTCCTCGGGTTGATCGGCTTTGCGATCGCCTCGACGCTGTGCGGCCTCGCAGGTTCGCCTGGGATGCTCATCGCCGGGCGAGCGTTGCAGGGTGTGACGGCCGCGATCATGGCGCCGCAGGCGCTCGCGTCGATCCAGGCGATCTTCCCGGAAGCGGAAAAGCCGCTCGCGCTCAGCCTGTATGGCGCGGTCTTCGGCTTGGCGGCCGTGATCGGGCAGGCGCTGGGCGGGATCCTGATCTCGCTGAACCTGTTGAACCTCGGCTGGCGGACGATCTTCCTCGTCAACCTGCCGCTGGCGATGCTGGTCGTCGTGTTCGGCATTCCGCTGTTGAAGGAAACGCGTGCGCAGCATGCGCGCAAGCTCGACCTCGGCGGCACCGCGCTGTCGATGCTGACGCTCGGCGCGTTGATCGTGCCGCTGATCGAAGGGCGCGAGGCGGGCTGGCCCGTGTGGGCCCGGGCCTCGCTGATCGCCGCGCCCGCACTCGCGTGGGGCTTCTGGCGTTACGAGAGCCAGCTCGGCCGCCGCGGCGGCGCACCGCTGCTCGATCCGACCGCGCTGCGCGCACCGGGGCTCGGCCGCGCGTTGCTGATCGCGCTGTTGCTGTACTCGATCGGCGCGTTCTTCCTGCTGTTCTCGGTGTATCTGCAGAATGCGTTGCACGTCGACGCGTTGAGCGCGGGCCTCGTGTTCTTGCCGTTCGGCGTGGGGTTTCTGCTCGGCCCGCTGTCGACGCCGTTGTGCACGCGTGCGATCGGCGCTTATGTGAATCCGCTCGGCATGGGCCTCGAGATCGTCGGGCTCGTCGGACTCGCCTGCCTGATCGACACGACGCCGACCGGGATGCCGCTCGCGTCCGTGCCGCTCGCCGCCGCGCTCTTCGTGATCGGGTTCGGACAAGGTCTCGCGCTGCCGACGCTGATGCGCATGGTGACGGGGCGCGTCGCACCCGCGGTGTCGGGGATGATCGCCGGTATCGCCAGCTCGACGCTGCAGGTCAGCACGTCGCTCAGCGTCGCGATCATCGGCGGGATTTTCTATACGGTTCTGGGCGCGCGCCAGGATCCGGCGACCATTGCGCACGCGTTTATCGTCGCACTCCTGTCTATCTCGGCGTTCCTCGCCGTCGGCGCCGCGCTGGGCATCTCGCTCGCGCGTGCACCGGCCGCGCCGTCGTCGGTGCGCTCCGCCGGCCAGCCGGCATTCGGCCCCGCGCGCAAACGACCGTGA
- a CDS encoding HD domain-containing phosphohydrolase: MPDAEARHAPLRIFDAVRALAFIGDLSMGQPTDHSLRTGWLAAQLAHAAGFDAAVCDTAREVALLRWSGCTANAAGFAQAFGDDVAIRAAMLENRPGLAEAVGRVGAAMIPLAQIHCEVSGEVARILGLSSATETALRHIFESWDGNGLPARLAREQVPAAVSIVTLAGDLDVFSRTYGIEQAIEWIGQRAGARYPSALVEAAAHAAARWLAALDHLSPDGLDAALATPGMQGATSAELIADVIDLKLPWMTGFSRSVAVTAAACYERLSPDAAARERVYRAGLIHGIGRAAVPNDVWNLPTRLPASAWEKVRLVPYWTERAGRQTGALGEAAVLASYAYERQDGSGYFRGARDAALTLEARVLAASLAWVALRSARPWRAALSDAAAAGQLQEEAARGRLCGDVVAALVTGGAPAARRMSARASHDGPRLSPREIDVLRAISRGASNKQVAQALSMSPSTVRTHVEKAFRKLECSTRAAATLKASAMGLL, from the coding sequence ATGCCCGACGCCGAAGCCCGTCACGCCCCGCTGCGCATATTCGACGCCGTACGCGCGCTGGCCTTCATCGGCGATCTCAGCATGGGGCAGCCGACCGATCATTCGCTGCGCACCGGCTGGCTGGCGGCACAGCTCGCGCACGCGGCGGGATTCGACGCAGCGGTGTGCGACACGGCTCGCGAAGTGGCGCTGTTGCGCTGGTCGGGCTGTACCGCGAACGCCGCGGGTTTCGCTCAAGCATTCGGCGACGATGTCGCGATTCGCGCCGCCATGCTCGAGAACCGGCCCGGCCTCGCCGAAGCGGTCGGCCGCGTCGGCGCCGCGATGATCCCGCTCGCGCAAATCCATTGCGAAGTGTCGGGCGAAGTCGCGCGAATACTGGGCCTCTCCAGCGCCACGGAAACCGCGCTGCGGCACATTTTCGAAAGCTGGGACGGCAACGGGCTGCCCGCACGGCTCGCTCGGGAACAGGTGCCGGCCGCCGTGTCGATCGTCACGCTCGCGGGCGATCTCGACGTATTCAGCCGCACGTACGGCATCGAGCAGGCCATCGAATGGATCGGGCAACGCGCGGGCGCACGCTATCCGAGCGCGCTCGTCGAGGCGGCCGCGCACGCCGCCGCGCGCTGGCTCGCGGCGCTCGATCACCTGTCGCCCGACGGTCTCGATGCCGCATTGGCCACGCCCGGCATGCAAGGCGCGACCTCCGCCGAATTGATCGCGGACGTCATCGATCTGAAGCTGCCGTGGATGACGGGGTTCTCGCGTTCGGTCGCCGTGACGGCGGCCGCGTGTTACGAGCGCCTGTCGCCGGATGCGGCCGCGCGCGAACGCGTGTACCGCGCCGGGCTGATTCATGGCATCGGCAGGGCCGCGGTGCCGAACGACGTGTGGAACCTGCCGACGCGGCTGCCTGCAAGCGCATGGGAAAAGGTGCGGCTCGTGCCGTACTGGACGGAGCGCGCCGGCAGGCAGACCGGCGCGCTCGGCGAAGCCGCGGTGCTTGCGTCGTATGCGTACGAGCGGCAGGACGGTTCCGGTTATTTCCGCGGCGCTCGCGATGCGGCGCTGACGCTGGAAGCGCGCGTACTCGCGGCATCGCTGGCGTGGGTCGCGTTGCGCTCGGCGCGCCCGTGGCGGGCGGCGCTCAGCGATGCGGCCGCCGCCGGCCAATTGCAGGAAGAGGCGGCGCGCGGCCGGCTATGCGGCGACGTGGTCGCGGCGCTCGTCACGGGTGGCGCGCCTGCGGCCCGGCGCATGTCCGCTCGCGCGTCGCACGACGGCCCGCGCCTGTCGCCACGGGAGATCGACGTACTGCGGGCCATCTCCCGAGGGGCGAGCAACAAGCAGGTCGCGCAGGCGCTTTCGATGAGTCCGAGCACGGTGCGCACCCATGTCGAGAAGGCGTTTCGCAAGCTCGAATGCTCGACACGGGCCGCGGCGACGCTCAAGGCATCGGCAATGGGGTTGCTCTGA
- a CDS encoding DUF308 domain-containing protein codes for MTDHSPEFRAPADAQWLKRYYFSRAIFSLLWVALAFSVGRQSAAGAAILLIVYPAWDALANFVDLARSGGAATNRTQAVNVAISAATTLAVFAALNAGMHAVLTVFGIWAILSGLLQLGTALRRWKQVGAQWAMVLSGAQSALAGVLFIAQSHASMPPAIVKIAGYAAVGAAYFLISALWLQLRRARRSAS; via the coding sequence ATGACTGACCACTCCCCCGAATTCCGTGCCCCTGCCGACGCACAATGGCTGAAACGGTATTACTTTTCCCGGGCGATATTCTCGCTGCTCTGGGTCGCGCTGGCATTCTCCGTCGGCCGGCAGAGCGCGGCCGGCGCGGCGATCCTGCTGATCGTTTATCCGGCCTGGGATGCGCTCGCCAATTTCGTCGACCTCGCCCGCAGCGGCGGAGCGGCGACGAACCGCACCCAGGCGGTCAACGTCGCGATCAGCGCCGCCACGACGCTGGCGGTTTTTGCGGCTTTGAATGCCGGCATGCACGCGGTGCTCACGGTGTTCGGCATCTGGGCAATTCTTTCCGGCTTGCTGCAGCTCGGCACGGCGCTGCGTCGCTGGAAGCAGGTCGGCGCGCAGTGGGCGATGGTTCTGAGCGGCGCGCAATCCGCGCTCGCGGGCGTGCTGTTCATCGCGCAAAGTCACGCGTCCATGCCGCCCGCCATCGTGAAGATCGCGGGCTACGCGGCGGTAGGCGCCGCCTATTTCCTGATATCGGCACTGTGGCTGCAACTGCGGCGGGCGCGACGTAGCGCGTCGTGA
- a CDS encoding immunity 22 family protein, whose translation MEASHFYLGRITDTSRFSSFLAEHYGQDEGRPVSEFYGSQGEFFCDHDFMETGLRESDTSLEEFFAPHSYSDKWSEALCEAARAANLGDANALIFINCEQIKSPRSVQGEGFELVYIGMFEYSI comes from the coding sequence ATGGAAGCTTCTCATTTCTATCTTGGCCGGATAACTGACACCTCCCGATTTTCAAGCTTTCTCGCAGAACACTACGGCCAGGATGAAGGCCGACCAGTTTCCGAGTTCTACGGCTCCCAAGGTGAGTTCTTCTGTGACCATGATTTCATGGAAACAGGGCTGCGAGAGTCGGATACTTCACTGGAAGAGTTCTTTGCACCTCACTCGTACTCGGACAAATGGTCGGAAGCGCTATGTGAAGCGGCGCGCGCCGCAAATTTGGGAGATGCGAACGCGCTGATTTTCATAAATTGCGAACAGATAAAATCGCCAAGGTCAGTGCAAGGCGAAGGGTTCGAACTGGTCTATATCGGAATGTTTGAGTATTCAATCTGA
- a CDS encoding LysR family transcriptional regulator: MATKLSFEVLEVLDAIDRTGTFADAAELLHRVPSTLTYLVQKLESDMDVELFDRSGRRARLTEAGRAVVEDGRRLLDAARRLEVKAKGIRDSWESELRLCVDAILPIQSLWPYVHAFYDLEMNTQLSLSTEVLGGVWDALVTRRADLAIGAFGEPPHAANIAARPIGTIRHVFVVAPDHPLARMPEPLESETIARYRGVVISDTSRELQPQSVATRDGQPLIIVPTLAAKLQALCEGIAVGMLPDLVAKEPIHEGRLVARRIVGVREFTNGYLAWREDKVGNALNWWIAQLDSADLLERLLTPRQESKGQPGVPACAVRYQSA, translated from the coding sequence ATGGCGACCAAGCTGTCATTTGAAGTTCTCGAAGTTTTGGATGCAATTGACCGGACCGGTACATTCGCCGATGCGGCCGAGTTGTTGCATAGAGTTCCGTCCACGCTCACTTACCTCGTGCAAAAGCTGGAAAGCGACATGGATGTCGAGCTGTTCGATCGCAGCGGCAGACGGGCGAGACTCACGGAAGCGGGGCGTGCTGTTGTGGAGGACGGGCGTCGACTTTTAGACGCGGCTCGACGCCTGGAGGTCAAAGCAAAAGGTATTCGAGACAGTTGGGAATCGGAGCTTCGACTGTGCGTCGATGCAATCTTGCCGATCCAGTCCTTATGGCCGTATGTCCATGCCTTCTACGACCTGGAGATGAATACCCAGCTCAGTCTTTCCACCGAGGTGCTTGGGGGCGTGTGGGATGCCCTGGTTACGCGGCGTGCCGATCTCGCGATAGGGGCGTTCGGCGAGCCGCCGCATGCCGCCAATATTGCGGCCCGGCCAATCGGAACCATCCGGCACGTTTTCGTCGTGGCACCGGACCATCCACTCGCCCGCATGCCCGAGCCGTTGGAGAGCGAAACGATCGCAAGATATCGGGGTGTCGTCATCAGTGACACTTCTCGCGAACTGCAACCGCAATCTGTGGCCACCCGTGACGGACAGCCTCTGATCATCGTGCCGACGCTCGCAGCTAAACTGCAAGCACTGTGCGAAGGTATCGCTGTCGGGATGCTGCCCGATCTCGTAGCGAAAGAACCGATACACGAAGGCAGGCTGGTCGCGCGTCGCATCGTGGGTGTGCGCGAGTTCACGAATGGCTACCTCGCTTGGCGCGAGGACAAGGTGGGGAACGCTTTGAACTGGTGGATTGCGCAACTGGACAGCGCCGATCTGCTTGAACGGCTCCTGACGCCGCGTCAAGAGAGTAAAGGGCAGCCCGGGGTGCCCGCTTGCGCAGTCCGTTACCAAAGCGCGTAG
- a CDS encoding TadE/TadG family type IV pilus assembly protein, with translation MDHTRFRGVRSSRTRRHSKHAGLASKSRRDQRGAVAITVAVLLTILLGFGALAIDVGYLFVVRNELQNAADAAALAGAPCIYPRAQCGNTKSTAPDWATAQAQTVQSVSLNKSSNMTLVGYTTDVTYGYWDVTGSVKGLQTTKPASPAVGEPGVQVIVTRSGTKNGGGVPSFLAKVLGFQSVPESAVAVAVISDPGSVGTGALFPVAMTKCMYDQYWDSTNGKPKVATSTTPPGPGQPNQVVGQPYTFYVTSSYHAGPCEASQWTTFDTTANDVPTVRNLIASGNPDPAAVGSPGGVCSTPDNTCTYIQPGTKTTLYSSVNACSAAGTKACEYVLVPIVQDLTTSSYERILAFACVHIDGASGGSAKYIQMEMSNNPDKCQASGAGGIGTNYGAYSPARLVE, from the coding sequence ATGGATCACACTCGTTTCCGAGGTGTGCGGTCATCGCGCACGCGCAGACATTCGAAGCATGCCGGCCTCGCTTCGAAGAGCCGTCGGGATCAGCGAGGTGCGGTAGCGATAACGGTCGCTGTCTTGCTGACGATACTGCTCGGTTTTGGCGCCCTGGCGATCGACGTCGGCTATCTTTTTGTCGTGCGCAACGAGCTTCAGAATGCCGCCGACGCTGCAGCGTTGGCAGGTGCGCCATGCATCTATCCGCGAGCGCAATGCGGCAACACGAAGTCGACGGCTCCCGATTGGGCCACGGCTCAGGCGCAGACGGTACAGAGCGTTTCGTTAAACAAGTCGTCAAACATGACGCTGGTCGGATACACGACCGATGTGACGTACGGCTATTGGGACGTGACGGGTAGCGTCAAGGGCCTTCAAACCACAAAGCCGGCGTCGCCGGCCGTCGGCGAGCCGGGCGTGCAAGTCATCGTCACTCGCTCCGGAACGAAAAACGGTGGCGGCGTTCCTTCCTTTCTGGCGAAGGTTTTAGGGTTCCAGTCCGTACCCGAGAGCGCGGTGGCTGTCGCGGTCATTTCGGACCCCGGAAGTGTCGGCACCGGCGCGCTCTTCCCGGTTGCGATGACGAAATGCATGTACGACCAGTATTGGGATTCGACGAACGGAAAACCCAAGGTCGCGACATCCACGACGCCGCCTGGCCCTGGTCAACCCAATCAGGTCGTTGGTCAGCCGTACACCTTTTACGTGACCTCGTCCTACCATGCCGGGCCTTGCGAGGCGAGTCAGTGGACGACGTTCGATACGACCGCCAATGACGTGCCGACGGTGCGGAACCTGATAGCCAGCGGCAATCCGGATCCGGCAGCGGTCGGATCGCCAGGCGGCGTTTGCTCGACACCCGACAATACTTGCACGTATATCCAGCCCGGCACCAAGACGACACTGTATTCGTCCGTCAACGCGTGTAGTGCGGCCGGCACGAAGGCTTGTGAATATGTCCTGGTCCCGATTGTTCAGGATCTCACGACCTCGTCCTACGAGCGGATTCTGGCATTTGCATGTGTGCACATTGACGGCGCGAGTGGCGGGAGTGCGAAATACATCCAGATGGAGATGAGCAACAATCCAGACAAATGCCAGGCATCAGGGGCGGGTGGCATCGGGACCAACTACGGCGCCTACTCGCCTGCGCGCCTGGTCGAATGA
- a CDS encoding TadE/TadG family type IV pilus assembly protein has product MNRRHWRKQRGVAVVEFALVLPLLLLILFGIVEFGLVMFDQAVITNASREGARAGIVLKSPKASTTDIQNVALNYCQTHLISLGSASKPTVAVPSGQGGSFGTPLTVTVTYKFTGLALGSWIGPLTKLLTLTATTVMNNE; this is encoded by the coding sequence ATGAATCGACGACACTGGAGGAAGCAACGGGGCGTTGCGGTTGTTGAATTCGCATTGGTGCTCCCTTTGCTGCTGTTGATCCTGTTCGGCATTGTCGAATTCGGTCTCGTCATGTTTGACCAGGCCGTCATAACAAACGCGAGCCGCGAAGGCGCGCGAGCCGGGATCGTTCTGAAATCCCCGAAAGCTTCGACAACGGATATTCAGAATGTCGCGCTCAATTACTGCCAGACTCACTTGATCAGCCTGGGTAGCGCGTCAAAGCCTACCGTTGCCGTTCCGTCGGGGCAGGGCGGGAGTTTTGGCACACCGCTCACGGTTACGGTCACGTATAAATTTACCGGCCTGGCCCTGGGGTCGTGGATCGGGCCATTAACCAAGCTGCTGACCTTGACAGCTACCACCGTCATGAACAACGAGTGA
- a CDS encoding GntR family transcriptional regulator, producing the protein MDFGVKEDRSLADRIAGALADRIISGVIAPGEWLRQDHIAAEFGASHVPVREAFRRLEAQGLAVVEPRRGVRAAPLEPADVLEMAKMRAAFEALALREAIPALDASALEELDAILDQESAAHGIAVLATLNLRFHRALTARCGMPRLIDAIGDMHRASSRHLYATWQQLDWQHRSNDEHRDIVRAIRDGDVDAACAALSAHILAAGDALAEALRSR; encoded by the coding sequence ATGGATTTCGGAGTCAAGGAAGATCGCTCGCTGGCTGATCGGATCGCTGGCGCATTGGCGGATCGAATCATCTCGGGCGTCATCGCGCCGGGGGAGTGGCTGCGTCAGGACCACATCGCCGCCGAATTCGGCGCGAGCCATGTGCCGGTACGCGAGGCGTTCAGACGGCTGGAAGCGCAAGGGCTGGCCGTGGTGGAACCGCGAAGGGGCGTGCGGGCGGCGCCGCTCGAGCCGGCGGACGTGCTTGAAATGGCAAAGATGCGCGCTGCTTTCGAGGCGCTGGCACTGCGCGAGGCGATTCCCGCTCTCGACGCAAGTGCGCTGGAGGAACTCGATGCGATCCTCGATCAGGAGTCGGCGGCGCATGGCATCGCCGTGCTCGCGACGCTGAACCTCAGGTTTCATCGCGCATTGACCGCGCGGTGCGGGATGCCGCGGCTCATCGACGCAATCGGCGACATGCATCGGGCCAGCTCGAGGCATCTGTACGCGACGTGGCAGCAACTCGACTGGCAGCATCGCTCGAACGACGAGCATCGGGACATCGTCCGGGCGATACGCGATGGTGACGTGGACGCCGCGTGTGCGGCGCTGTCAGCGCATATTCTGGCTGCGGGTGACGCGCTTGCAGAGGCGTTGCGTAGCCGGTAG
- a CDS encoding pyridoxal phosphate-dependent aminotransferase — MRHHRPARLQHIAGIGVDRMGSIADHADVDLLRLENLDTDIPPTAEALAFTRAAIERDSANSYLPFVGQDRLRASAAAHVSALSGQRLTADQVVVSAGGLSGILNTLLATVATGDEVIVTDPTYAGLLNRVRLAGGVPRQVPFAFTPGGEWKLDQAALRAAIGPKTQAMLLMSPSMPSGGVFDASDWQLIASLCVRNDLLLILDSAMERLLFDGRTVIHPAGLPGMAERTVTVGAASKELRMIGWRVGWIVAPEWLIPDLVAVSLANVVVPVGIAQEAAAVALEHSASDLPGYVSELERRRDTIAAELSGLPFGMPAGGWSMLLRVSDFGLTGSQMSERLLSRGVCATAMTGWGVAHGEQYVRFVFSNEPVERLRTLGNKVRLALEDA; from the coding sequence ATGCGCCACCACCGTCCTGCGCGTCTGCAGCACATTGCCGGCATCGGGGTCGATCGTATGGGTTCGATCGCCGATCATGCCGACGTCGACCTGTTGCGACTCGAAAATCTCGATACCGACATCCCGCCCACTGCAGAGGCGCTCGCCTTCACCCGAGCGGCAATCGAGCGAGACTCGGCCAACTCCTATTTGCCATTCGTCGGTCAGGATCGGCTGCGCGCGAGCGCCGCCGCGCACGTGTCGGCGCTTTCGGGGCAGCGCTTGACGGCCGACCAGGTGGTGGTGTCGGCGGGCGGGCTCTCCGGCATTCTGAACACGCTGCTTGCCACCGTCGCGACCGGCGACGAAGTGATCGTCACCGATCCGACCTACGCGGGCCTGCTGAACCGCGTCCGCCTGGCCGGCGGCGTGCCGCGGCAAGTCCCGTTCGCCTTCACGCCGGGCGGCGAATGGAAGCTGGACCAGGCCGCGCTGCGGGCGGCAATCGGCCCGAAAACGCAGGCCATGCTGTTGATGTCTCCGTCGATGCCTTCGGGCGGGGTCTTCGATGCGTCCGACTGGCAACTGATCGCGAGCCTGTGTGTACGGAACGATCTGCTGCTGATTCTCGACAGTGCGATGGAGCGGCTGCTGTTCGATGGACGCACGGTCATCCATCCCGCCGGCCTGCCCGGCATGGCCGAGCGGACGGTGACGGTCGGCGCGGCGTCGAAGGAGCTGCGCATGATCGGCTGGCGGGTAGGCTGGATCGTCGCGCCGGAATGGCTGATTCCCGATCTGGTAGCGGTGTCGCTCGCCAATGTCGTGGTACCGGTCGGCATTGCCCAGGAGGCTGCGGCGGTTGCGCTCGAACATTCCGCGTCCGATCTGCCCGGCTACGTGAGTGAGCTCGAAAGGCGACGGGACACGATCGCGGCCGAATTGTCGGGGCTCCCGTTCGGCATGCCGGCGGGCGGCTGGTCGATGCTGCTGCGCGTCTCCGACTTCGGCCTGACCGGATCGCAGATGTCGGAGCGGTTGCTGAGCCGCGGCGTATGTGCGACGGCGATGACCGGATGGGGCGTCGCACACGGCGAGCAGTACGTCCGTTTCGTGTTCTCGAACGAGCCGGTCGAACGGTTGCGCACGCTCGGAAACAAGGTGCGCCTCGCACTGGAGGACGCATGA
- a CDS encoding MFS transporter, whose product MPSITQAAAAPAAADSSDDALYRKVMRRILPLLLLCYVVAYLDRVNVGFAKLQMLDDLSLSDGVYALGASIFFWGYFLFEMPSNLLLHRYGARFWIARIMITWGIVSSSMAFIVPLAQFFHVQTSTMFYALRFLLGLCEAGFFPGVILYMNYWFPARRQSVAMSGFLVAIPLSLTLGSVVSGWLMEHTHGLSGMSGWQWMLLLEGLPSIVVAFIVLACLGDGPQSAKWLSGDEKARLARNLETEAAHKSHSIGAALRSPRVWLLTFILLTFNTGFYGLAFWLPSIIRASGVQSPLHIGVLTAIPYLTAIFAMVWNASHSRKTGERRLHAAIPALIGGVGLIASAALAHNVALSIVFLTIATCGILALMPIYWTFPGQILSGTAAAAGIALINSVGNLSGFTGSMITGVAKQMTGDINNGTYALGACLLVSCVLIAAIPRDILQPPAGR is encoded by the coding sequence ATGCCATCCATTACGCAGGCCGCTGCCGCCCCGGCCGCGGCCGATTCATCCGACGACGCCCTGTATCGCAAGGTGATGCGGCGCATCCTGCCGTTGCTGCTGCTCTGTTACGTCGTGGCCTACCTCGATCGCGTGAACGTGGGCTTTGCGAAGCTGCAGATGCTCGACGACCTGAGCTTGAGCGACGGCGTCTATGCGCTCGGCGCCAGCATTTTCTTCTGGGGCTATTTCCTGTTCGAGATGCCCAGCAACCTGTTGCTGCACCGCTACGGCGCGCGCTTCTGGATCGCGCGGATCATGATCACGTGGGGCATCGTGTCGTCGTCGATGGCGTTCATCGTGCCGCTCGCGCAGTTCTTCCACGTGCAGACGTCCACGATGTTCTATGCATTGCGCTTCCTGCTCGGCCTGTGCGAAGCCGGCTTCTTTCCGGGCGTCATCCTGTACATGAACTACTGGTTTCCGGCGCGCCGCCAGAGCGTGGCCATGTCGGGCTTCCTGGTCGCGATCCCGCTGAGCCTGACGCTCGGCAGCGTGGTGTCCGGCTGGCTGATGGAGCACACGCACGGTTTGTCGGGCATGAGCGGCTGGCAATGGATGCTGCTGCTCGAAGGGCTGCCGTCGATCGTGGTGGCGTTCATCGTGCTGGCGTGCCTCGGCGACGGCCCGCAGTCGGCGAAGTGGCTGTCCGGCGACGAAAAGGCGCGGCTGGCGCGCAACCTCGAAACCGAAGCCGCGCACAAGTCGCACAGCATCGGCGCCGCGCTGCGCAGCCCGCGCGTCTGGCTGCTCACCTTCATCCTGCTCACGTTCAATACCGGCTTCTACGGGCTGGCGTTCTGGCTGCCGTCGATCATTCGCGCGTCGGGCGTGCAGAGCCCGCTGCATATCGGTGTCCTGACCGCCATTCCGTACCTGACGGCAATCTTCGCGATGGTGTGGAACGCGTCGCACTCGCGCAAGACCGGCGAGCGCCGCCTGCACGCGGCGATTCCCGCGCTGATCGGCGGGGTCGGCCTGATCGCGAGCGCGGCGTTGGCGCACAACGTCGCGCTGTCGATCGTATTCCTGACCATCGCGACGTGCGGCATCCTCGCGCTGATGCCGATCTACTGGACCTTTCCGGGGCAGATCCTCTCCGGCACGGCCGCGGCGGCCGGCATTGCGCTGATCAACTCGGTGGGCAACCTGTCCGGGTTCACGGGCTCGATGATCACCGGCGTCGCCAAGCAGATGACCGGCGACATCAACAACGGCACCTATGCGCTGGGCGCGTGCCTGCTGGTCAGCTGCGTGCTGATCGCGGCGATTCCGCGCGACATCCTGCAGCCGCCGGCAGGGCGGTAG